A window from Esox lucius isolate fEsoLuc1 chromosome 16, fEsoLuc1.pri, whole genome shotgun sequence encodes these proteins:
- the si:rp71-68n21.9 gene encoding kelch-like protein 9 isoform X2, translating into MSLLRNLSLRGSRKSSNKPTEMWGSGEEKESGQGRLHRRLSRLGSRSSLREPPRPPPQPVQPPPPVQLPVPAPVPVSAPVPAPTLAPAERPISPPQKPPTHQIPVPKPLALPPRIPENSLKPSLPPKPLTRVFSSNKHGSAVLQGFEMFRIDETLCDVILVPGDSTDTFPVHRVIMASASDYFKAMFTGGMREQEMKTIKLHAVSKTGLKNIIDFIYTSRLRLSMADLQDTLEAANFLQVLPVLGFCNDLLSTEITVDNCLEVEHIAGELLLEDVQAHIVQFVCQNLSALLQSGRYLQLSESSMSNALASDSLKGFTEMELYRVARSWIDHEPSTRLPAAHSLMRHVRFPLMTPTELLQISQEDEEREDSGGALMRSNTACVNLLLEASNYQMMPFLQPSLQTERTRIRSDATHLLALGGVMRQQLVVSRELRLYDEDSGHWRALKPMEVPRYQHGVALVGGFLYIVGGQSTYDTKGKTAVDSAYRYDPRFDQWLQVASLNEKRTFFHLSALKGRLYAVGGRNTSGEIDTVECYNLRKNEWTFVAPMIEPHYGHAGTVHGELMYVSGGITKDTFQKGLLCYDPDTDTWSRRADMMELRGLHCMCTVGDRLYVMGGNHFRGSSDYDDVLTCEFYSPEANQWTAVAAMPRGQSDVGVAVFKGQIYVVGGYSWNSRCMVDIVQRYDPEKDEWDRVFNVLEPLGGIRACTMTVHLPEGSVDDGQMQDYPLDTVKS; encoded by the exons ATGTCTCTGTTAAGGAATCTTTCCTTAAGGGGCAGCAGGAAGTCCAGCAACAAACCAACTGAGATGTG GGGCagtggagaggagaaggagagtggCCAGGGGAGGCTTCACAGGAGACTGTCTCGTCTGGGGAGCAGAAGCTCTCTTAGAGAGCCCCCAAGACCCCCACCCCAACCTGTCCAACCTCCACCCCCTGTCCAGCTTCCGGTCCCCGCTCCGGTCCCAGTCTCAGCCCCGGTCCCAGCACCAACCTTGGCCCCAGCAGAGAGGCCCATTAGCCCACCCCAGAAACCTCCAACCCATCAAATCCCAGTCCCTAAACCATTGGCGCTTCCCCCCAGAATCCCTGAAAACAGCCTGAAACCAAGCCTCCCTCCAAAGCCTCTAACCAGAGTGTTCAGCAGCAACAAGCATGGTTCTGCAGTCCTACAG GGGTTTGAAATGTTCCGTATTGATGAGACCCTGTGTGATGTCATCCTGGTGCCTGGGGACAGCACTGACACCTTCCCAGTACACAGAGTGATCATGGCCTCTGCCAGCGACTACTTCAAGGCCATGTTCACAG GGGGTATGAGGGAACAGGAGATGAAGACTATCAAGCTTCATGCGGTGAGTAAGACCGGCCTGAAGAACATCATCGATTTCATCTACACATCCCGGCTGAGGCTGAGCATGGCCGACCTTCAGGACACTCTTGAGGCTGCTAACTTCCTGCAGGTCCTCCCTGTCCTTGGCTTCTGCAATGACCTGCTCAGTACTGAG ATCACTGTTGATAACTGTCTGGAGGTGGAACACATTGCTGGGGAACTGCTCCTGGAGGATGTGCAGGCCCACATTGTACAGTTTGTGTGTCAGAACCTGTCAGCCCTGCTACAGTCCGGTCGCTACCTGCAGCTCTCCGAGTCCAGCATGTCCAATGCCTTGGCCAGCGACAGCCTCAAGGGCTTCACCGAGATGGAGCTGTACCGCGTCGCGCGCTCCTGGATCGACCATGAGCCCTCTACCCGTCTCCCGGCGGCCCACTCCCTGATGCGCCACGTCCGCTTCCCCCTCATGACTCCCACAGAGCTGCTCCAAATCTCCCAGGAGGACGAGGAGCGCGAAGACTCCGGGGGAGCCCTGATGCGCTCCAACACGGCCTGCGTCAACCTCCTGCTGGAGGCCAGCAACTACCAGATGATGCCCTTCCTCCAGCCCTCCTTACAGACGGAGCGCACGCGCATCCGATCGGACGCCACCCACCTGCTGGCGCTGGGCGGGGTGATGAGGCAGCAGCTGGTGGTGAGCAGGGAACTGAGGCTATACGACGAGGACAGCGGCCACTGGAGGGCATTGAAGCCAATGGAGGTTCCCCGCTACCAGCACGGCGTGGCCCTGGTCGGGGGCTTCCTCTACATCGTGGGTGGCCAGAGCACGTACGACACCAAGGGCAAGACGGCGGTGGACAGTGCCTACCGCTACGACCCTCGCTTTGACCAGTGGCTCCAGGTGGCCTCGCTCAATGAGAAGAGGACCTTCTTCCACCTTAGCGCCCTGAAGGGGAGGCTGTACGCTGTTGGAGGCCGGAACACATCCGGGGAGATCG ACACAGTGGAGTGCTACAACCTTAGAAAGAATGAGTGGACGTTTGTGGCGCCCATGATCGAACCCCACTACGGGCATGCTGGAACAGTTCATGGTGAACTAATGTATGTCTCGG GCGGAATCACCAAGGACACGTTCCAGAAGGGGCTGTTGTGCTATGACCCCGACACAGACACATGGAGTCGCCGTGCCGACATGATGGAATTACGTGGCCTCCACTGCATGTGCACGGTGGGCGACCGGCTGTATGTCATGGGAGGGAATCACTTCCGGGGCAGCAGTGATTACGACGACGTTCTGACCTGTGAATTCTACAGCCCCGAG GCGAACCAGTGGACCGCGGTGGCAGCGATGCCGCGGGGCCAGAGTGACGTCGGGGTGGCCGTGTTCAAGGGCCAGATCTACGTGGTGGGGGGCTACTCCTGGAACAGCCGCTGCATGGTGGACATCGTGCAGCGCTACGACCCGGAGAAGGATGAGTGGGACCGGGTCTTCAACGTGCTAGAACCCCTGGGCGGGATCCGGGCCTGCACCATGACCGTCCACCTGCCCGAGGGCTCCGTGGATGACGGACAGATGCAGGACTACCCACTGGACACCGTCAAGAGCTGA
- the si:rp71-68n21.9 gene encoding kelch-like protein 9 isoform X1 has protein sequence MSKEGPSFRESLFIRITSRNLSLRGSRKSSNKPTEMWGSGEEKESGQGRLHRRLSRLGSRSSLREPPRPPPQPVQPPPPVQLPVPAPVPVSAPVPAPTLAPAERPISPPQKPPTHQIPVPKPLALPPRIPENSLKPSLPPKPLTRVFSSNKHGSAVLQGFEMFRIDETLCDVILVPGDSTDTFPVHRVIMASASDYFKAMFTGGMREQEMKTIKLHAVSKTGLKNIIDFIYTSRLRLSMADLQDTLEAANFLQVLPVLGFCNDLLSTEITVDNCLEVEHIAGELLLEDVQAHIVQFVCQNLSALLQSGRYLQLSESSMSNALASDSLKGFTEMELYRVARSWIDHEPSTRLPAAHSLMRHVRFPLMTPTELLQISQEDEEREDSGGALMRSNTACVNLLLEASNYQMMPFLQPSLQTERTRIRSDATHLLALGGVMRQQLVVSRELRLYDEDSGHWRALKPMEVPRYQHGVALVGGFLYIVGGQSTYDTKGKTAVDSAYRYDPRFDQWLQVASLNEKRTFFHLSALKGRLYAVGGRNTSGEIDTVECYNLRKNEWTFVAPMIEPHYGHAGTVHGELMYVSGGITKDTFQKGLLCYDPDTDTWSRRADMMELRGLHCMCTVGDRLYVMGGNHFRGSSDYDDVLTCEFYSPEANQWTAVAAMPRGQSDVGVAVFKGQIYVVGGYSWNSRCMVDIVQRYDPEKDEWDRVFNVLEPLGGIRACTMTVHLPEGSVDDGQMQDYPLDTVKS, from the exons ATGTCGAAAGAAGGCCCGTCATTTAGGGAGAGCCTGTTCATAAGGATCACTTCAAG GAATCTTTCCTTAAGGGGCAGCAGGAAGTCCAGCAACAAACCAACTGAGATGTG GGGCagtggagaggagaaggagagtggCCAGGGGAGGCTTCACAGGAGACTGTCTCGTCTGGGGAGCAGAAGCTCTCTTAGAGAGCCCCCAAGACCCCCACCCCAACCTGTCCAACCTCCACCCCCTGTCCAGCTTCCGGTCCCCGCTCCGGTCCCAGTCTCAGCCCCGGTCCCAGCACCAACCTTGGCCCCAGCAGAGAGGCCCATTAGCCCACCCCAGAAACCTCCAACCCATCAAATCCCAGTCCCTAAACCATTGGCGCTTCCCCCCAGAATCCCTGAAAACAGCCTGAAACCAAGCCTCCCTCCAAAGCCTCTAACCAGAGTGTTCAGCAGCAACAAGCATGGTTCTGCAGTCCTACAG GGGTTTGAAATGTTCCGTATTGATGAGACCCTGTGTGATGTCATCCTGGTGCCTGGGGACAGCACTGACACCTTCCCAGTACACAGAGTGATCATGGCCTCTGCCAGCGACTACTTCAAGGCCATGTTCACAG GGGGTATGAGGGAACAGGAGATGAAGACTATCAAGCTTCATGCGGTGAGTAAGACCGGCCTGAAGAACATCATCGATTTCATCTACACATCCCGGCTGAGGCTGAGCATGGCCGACCTTCAGGACACTCTTGAGGCTGCTAACTTCCTGCAGGTCCTCCCTGTCCTTGGCTTCTGCAATGACCTGCTCAGTACTGAG ATCACTGTTGATAACTGTCTGGAGGTGGAACACATTGCTGGGGAACTGCTCCTGGAGGATGTGCAGGCCCACATTGTACAGTTTGTGTGTCAGAACCTGTCAGCCCTGCTACAGTCCGGTCGCTACCTGCAGCTCTCCGAGTCCAGCATGTCCAATGCCTTGGCCAGCGACAGCCTCAAGGGCTTCACCGAGATGGAGCTGTACCGCGTCGCGCGCTCCTGGATCGACCATGAGCCCTCTACCCGTCTCCCGGCGGCCCACTCCCTGATGCGCCACGTCCGCTTCCCCCTCATGACTCCCACAGAGCTGCTCCAAATCTCCCAGGAGGACGAGGAGCGCGAAGACTCCGGGGGAGCCCTGATGCGCTCCAACACGGCCTGCGTCAACCTCCTGCTGGAGGCCAGCAACTACCAGATGATGCCCTTCCTCCAGCCCTCCTTACAGACGGAGCGCACGCGCATCCGATCGGACGCCACCCACCTGCTGGCGCTGGGCGGGGTGATGAGGCAGCAGCTGGTGGTGAGCAGGGAACTGAGGCTATACGACGAGGACAGCGGCCACTGGAGGGCATTGAAGCCAATGGAGGTTCCCCGCTACCAGCACGGCGTGGCCCTGGTCGGGGGCTTCCTCTACATCGTGGGTGGCCAGAGCACGTACGACACCAAGGGCAAGACGGCGGTGGACAGTGCCTACCGCTACGACCCTCGCTTTGACCAGTGGCTCCAGGTGGCCTCGCTCAATGAGAAGAGGACCTTCTTCCACCTTAGCGCCCTGAAGGGGAGGCTGTACGCTGTTGGAGGCCGGAACACATCCGGGGAGATCG ACACAGTGGAGTGCTACAACCTTAGAAAGAATGAGTGGACGTTTGTGGCGCCCATGATCGAACCCCACTACGGGCATGCTGGAACAGTTCATGGTGAACTAATGTATGTCTCGG GCGGAATCACCAAGGACACGTTCCAGAAGGGGCTGTTGTGCTATGACCCCGACACAGACACATGGAGTCGCCGTGCCGACATGATGGAATTACGTGGCCTCCACTGCATGTGCACGGTGGGCGACCGGCTGTATGTCATGGGAGGGAATCACTTCCGGGGCAGCAGTGATTACGACGACGTTCTGACCTGTGAATTCTACAGCCCCGAG GCGAACCAGTGGACCGCGGTGGCAGCGATGCCGCGGGGCCAGAGTGACGTCGGGGTGGCCGTGTTCAAGGGCCAGATCTACGTGGTGGGGGGCTACTCCTGGAACAGCCGCTGCATGGTGGACATCGTGCAGCGCTACGACCCGGAGAAGGATGAGTGGGACCGGGTCTTCAACGTGCTAGAACCCCTGGGCGGGATCCGGGCCTGCACCATGACCGTCCACCTGCCCGAGGGCTCCGTGGATGACGGACAGATGCAGGACTACCCACTGGACACCGTCAAGAGCTGA
- the hsd3b1 gene encoding LOW QUALITY PROTEIN: 3 beta-hydroxysteroid dehydrogenase/Delta 5-->4-isomerase (The sequence of the model RefSeq protein was modified relative to this genomic sequence to represent the inferred CDS: inserted 2 bases in 2 codons) produces MSLQGDVCMVTGACGFLGERLVRLLLEEEKFKEIRLLDKHVRPQVVQSLEEVRGDTVLSVFEGDIRDRELLRQACQGASLVFHTASLIDVTGKVDYSELHGVNVKGTQLLLETCIQESVGSFVYTSSIEVAGPNPNGDPVVNGDESTPYTCTLKLPYSRTKTEAEQIALQAQEEVLLNGGRLATCALRPMYIYGEGCRFLLGHMSDGIRNGNVLHRTSRREARVNPVYVGNVALAHLLAARALKDPSAEPXVGGNFYYISDDTPPVSYSDFNHAVLSPLGFSIQEKPVVPIPLLYLLCFLMELLQTLLPTLPAVHPAMNRQLLTMLNTPFTFSYRVRRRDMGYXPRHSWEEARERTMDWVASQLPREREQMKAK; encoded by the exons ATGTCACTGCAAGGCGACGTGTGCATGGTGACTGGAGCTTGCGGGTTCCTGGGGGAGAGGCTGGTCCGTCTGTTACTGGAGGAAGAGAAGTTCAAAGAAATCCGTCTCCTGGACAAACATGTTCGACCACAGGTCGTACAGTCTCTGGAAG AGGTCAGAGGCGACACGGTGCTGAGTGTGTTTGAGGGTGACATAAGGGACAGGGAGCTGCTGAGACAGGCCTGTCAGGGAGCGTCGTTGGTCTTCCACACCGCCTCTCTCATCGACGTTACCGGAAAGGTGGACTACAGTGAGCTCCATGGGGTCAACGTCAAAG GAACCCAGCTCCTTCTGGAGACATGCATACAGGAGAGCGTGGGGTCATTTGTTTACACCAGCAGCATTGAGGTGGCCGGCCCCAACCCCAACGGGGATCCGGTCGTCAACGGCGATGAGAGCACCCCCTACACGTGCACCCTAAAGTTGCCCTACAGCAGGACCAAGACGGAGGCCGAGCAGATCGCCCTGCAAGCCCAGGAGGAGGTGCTCCTGAATGGGGGCCGATTGGCCACGTGCGCCCTCAGGCCCATGTACATCTACGGAGAGGGCTGCCGTTTCCTACTGGGCCACATGAGCGACGGCATTCGGAACGGGAACGTGCTGCACAGGACCTCGCGCCGCGAGGCCCGGGTGAACCCTGTGTACGTGGGAAACGTGGCCCTGGCccacctgctggctgcccgcgCCCTGAAAGACCCCAGCGCAGAGC CCGTCGGGGGGAACTTCTACTACATCTCCGACGACACACCCCCCGTCAGCTACTCTGACTTCAACCACGCGGTTTTGTCTCCGCTGGGCTTCAGCATCCAGGAGAAGCCCGTGGTGCCCATTCCGCTCCTCTATCTCCTCTGTTTCCTCATGGAGCTGCTGCAGACGCTGCTCCCGACCCTTCCGGCAGTTCACCCTGCCATGAACCGGCAGCTTCTCACGATGCTGAACACGCCCTTCACCTTCTCCTACCGAGTGCGCAGGAGGGACATGGGGT GTCCCCGGCACAGCTGGGAGGAGGCACGCGAGCGCACCATGGATTGGGTGGCTTCCCAGTTgccgagggagagagagcagatgAAGGCTAAGTAA